TGGGGCTTTGGCTCTTCTCATTCCACCTGGCGGGTGAGAATAGCCATTGCCGCCATATGTCTGGGCTACGGCATCAGCGACGAGATTCATCAGCATTTCGTAGAAGGTCGGCACCCGGATTGGAAAGATGTGCGCAATGATATGATTGGGGCCACTGCCGCTTTGCTTGTGCTGGCTGTTCGGCCGATTGGAAGGACGTTTGGCAAAATGGCCGATTCCATGAAATTCTAGCAGTCCGAAGGCAGGATTCCGACCGGTGAAGTCGAATTTCACTCATATGGAATGTAAACCTGCCGAGGAACAGGAGTGTTAGGATGTTCAAAACATGCACGTGCGGAAAAGAGATGAATGTCCGTCTGCGGACGGTTATTTATACGAATAAAGTTTCGATTACGAATGTGCCTGTGCTGTGCTGCGAGGATTGCACCTCAAGCGAGGTTGTACCCGAAATCAAGAACGATCTGAAATATTTGATCAAGCAGCTGGGAAATCAGCCGGAACTGCAGGAACTCGATTTTGGCGAAAGCAATGAATTTGCCTACATGCTCGGCATGGCTACCCGCAAGGAGCTGAGCCATCGGGCGATTGACGATTTGGTTCAGGACCGGATCAACCAGCTGCTGGACCTGTTGATTTTGGCCAGTTCGCTGGACGATCAGACATGGACGAAAGATATCGAGAGACGTTTGGTGCAAATTTCGGAGTTAACTTTCTCAACATGAATCAGACGAACATTCCGACGGTGCGCTGACCGTCGGTTTTTTGTGCGCGAGATGCGTTTTCATTGCTTCTGCGCACATTTTGTCGTATCATAGCTGTATCGGCTTTGTTCGAAAAAATGGTAAAGATGGGGAGATGTATTTTGACCGTCACAATATATGATGTGGCCCGCGAGGCCGGTGTATCTATGGCTACCGTATCCAGAGTTGTCAACAACAATCCGAACGTCAAACCGCAGACACGCAAGAAAGTGTTTGAAGCGATTGAAAGGCTAGGCTATCGTCCCAATGCTGTTGCGCGCGGATTGGCGAGCAAGAAGACAACTACTGTCGGTGTTGTCATTCCGGATATTTCGAATATGCTCTTTTCGGAAGTGGCGCGCGGCATAGAAGATATTGCGAATATGTACCATTACAATATCATTTTGTGCAATGCGGACAAGCGCAAGGAGAAGGAAATCAAGGTTATCAATACCTTGCTTGAAAAACAGGTGGACGGTTTGCTCTTCATGGGCGGATCCGTGACGGACGAGCACGTTCAAGCCTTCCGCACTTCATCGGTGCCAATCGTGCTGTGCGCAAC
The nucleotide sequence above comes from Xylanibacillus composti. Encoded proteins:
- a CDS encoding VanZ family protein; protein product: MKHAFGWLVRWGPAACCMGIIFALSHRTADDLESWLPWFQRVVPGMSGFDWGHFIAYFVLAVTLAWGFGSSHSTWRVRIAIAAICLGYGISDEIHQHFVEGRHPDWKDVRNDMIGATAALLVLAVRPIGRTFGKMADSMKF